The proteins below are encoded in one region of Festucalex cinctus isolate MCC-2025b chromosome 2, RoL_Fcin_1.0, whole genome shotgun sequence:
- the ngfa gene encoding neurotrophin-7, with translation MRSSPLVLVLLIGVQAVLNMGGGLAHSSGLANHKAGPQTTDNHQVGQQGQTAAVAAGDHHSELHRASHRRTKKRHRAASHASDPSIPVVDPKLFSKRRYRSSPRVVFSEAPPSHDALEAEGFDNEGARGLRVRRRAGSHTMHRGEYSVCDSINTWVGNMTRATDIAGNEVTVLPNVTINNVVKKQFFYETTCRTPTHRGSGARTGGRGGKQGSKSGNAGCLGIDSRHWNSYCTNTHIFVSALTSFKERTAWRFIRINAACVCVLSRKSWAGRLGH, from the coding sequence ATGAGGTCGTCACCACTGGTCCTGGTCCTCCTGATCGGCGTCCAGGCTGTACTGAACATGGGAGGTGGACTGGCCCACAGCTCCGGGTTAGCCAACCACAAAGCGGGACCGCAGACAACCGACAACCACCAAGTAGGACAGCAGGGCCAGacagcggcggtggcggcgggggaCCATCACTCTGAACTTCACAGGGCCAGCCACCGCAGGACCAAGAAGCGCCATCGGGCGGCCTCGCACGCGTCGGACCCCTCCATCCCGGTTGTGGACCCCAAGCTCTTCTCCAAGAGGCGGTACCGTTCCTCGCCGCGCGTCGTCTTCAGCGAGGCGCCGCCCTCGCATGACGCCCTGGAGGCGGAGGGTTTTGACAATGAAGGGGCGAGGGGGCTCCGGGTGAGGCGCAGGGCCGGCTCGCACACCATGCACAGAGGAGAGTACTCGGTGTGCGACAGCATCAACACCTGGGTGGGCAACATGACCCGGGCCACGGACATCGCCGGCAACGAGGTGACCGTGCTGCCCAACGTCACAATCAACAACGTGGTGAAGAAGCAGTTCTTCTACGAGACCACCTGCCGGACCCCAACGCACAGGGGCTCCGGGGCAAGGACGGGGGGACGAGGAGGCAAGCAGGGCTCCAAATCGGGCAACGCGGGCTGCCTCGGCATCGACAGCCGCCACTGGAACTCCTATTGCACCAACACGCACATATTCGTGAGCGCCCTCACCAGCTTCAAGGAACGGACAGCCTGGCGCTTCATCCGCATCAACgccgcatgtgtgtgcgtgctcagTAGGAAGTCTTGGGCGGGCCGACTCGGACACTGA